The following are encoded together in the Thiobacillus sp. SCUT-2 genome:
- a CDS encoding heavy metal translocating P-type ATPase yields the protein MAEKLELELSLVLPEIPDERDACVGRLTNLLQAEGLEKVHLVHEDGGARLCLHYDPQQFSVGRVRELAQASGAKISDRFRHESLRIDGMDCPTCAVVIEHALQRTDGVLEASVSYAAERLRLEFDSEKIARPAIVRRIQALGYAVLEETGHEAGWFVEHRELIFSCVAGLLLLAGWLTGLAGAPHTLSLGLLLGAYAAGGFYTLRDAWQSMKSRSFDIDILMIVAAAGAAALGAWEEGALLLFLFSLGHALEHMAMDRARKAIEALAKLAPKTAIVQRDGAEAEVRVEALLRGDRVVVKPGQRIPADGQVASGNSAVDQSPVTGESMPVDKQPGDKVFAGTVNGEGALVVEVTRLARESTLARMVTMVAEAQTQKSPTQRFTDRFERIFVPLVLAGAALLIVLPPLFGFPFAESFYRAMAVLVAASPCALAIATPSAVLSGIARAAAGGVLIKGGAHLENLGVLTAVAFDKTGTLTIGKPKVTDVVAVSGSADELLKIAAAVESRSAHPLAQAVVTEAKRRGLSWGEAGEVEAVTGKGLRAEFDGKKVIVGNAGLFDGEPIPGVILQHVERLGTKGKTIMLIQADGQFLGIVALADTPRPGVREVLARLHRIGVRKTIMLTGDNESVGRAIADAVGLDEVHAGLLPEDKVTAMEELGQRYGRVAMVGDGVNDAPAMARATVGIAMGGAGTDVALETADVALMADDLSRLPFAVALSRASRRIIRQNLFVSLGVVALLIPATLFGWAGIGLAVLIHEGSTIVVVINALRLLAYEDQAD from the coding sequence ATGGCCGAAAAACTTGAACTGGAGCTGTCCCTGGTCTTGCCGGAAATTCCTGACGAGCGCGACGCCTGCGTGGGGCGGCTGACCAATTTACTGCAAGCCGAGGGCCTGGAAAAAGTACACTTGGTCCATGAAGACGGCGGCGCCCGCCTGTGCCTGCACTACGACCCGCAGCAGTTCAGCGTGGGTCGGGTACGCGAACTGGCGCAGGCGTCCGGCGCGAAGATCAGTGACCGGTTTCGCCACGAGAGCCTGCGCATCGACGGCATGGATTGCCCCACCTGCGCTGTCGTGATCGAGCATGCCTTGCAACGCACGGACGGCGTGCTGGAGGCTTCGGTGAGCTACGCCGCCGAACGCCTGCGGCTGGAATTCGACAGCGAGAAAATTGCGCGCCCGGCGATCGTCCGGCGCATCCAGGCGCTCGGCTATGCCGTGCTGGAGGAGACAGGCCATGAGGCCGGTTGGTTCGTCGAGCATCGCGAGCTGATCTTCAGCTGCGTAGCCGGCCTGTTGTTGCTGGCCGGCTGGCTCACGGGTCTCGCCGGTGCACCGCACACGCTCTCGCTCGGGCTGTTGCTGGGTGCCTACGCGGCGGGCGGCTTCTACACCCTGCGCGACGCCTGGCAGAGCATGAAGAGCCGCAGCTTCGATATCGACATCCTGATGATCGTCGCGGCAGCCGGAGCGGCGGCGCTCGGTGCCTGGGAAGAAGGCGCGCTGCTGCTGTTCCTGTTCAGTCTGGGGCACGCCTTGGAGCACATGGCCATGGACCGTGCCCGCAAGGCCATCGAGGCACTGGCGAAGCTCGCGCCCAAGACCGCCATCGTGCAGCGGGACGGTGCGGAGGCCGAAGTGCGGGTCGAAGCGCTGCTGCGTGGCGACCGGGTAGTCGTCAAACCCGGGCAGCGCATTCCCGCCGACGGCCAGGTGGCCTCGGGCAACTCGGCGGTGGACCAGTCCCCGGTCACCGGCGAATCCATGCCGGTGGACAAGCAGCCGGGCGACAAGGTGTTCGCCGGCACGGTCAACGGCGAGGGTGCGCTTGTGGTCGAGGTGACCCGACTGGCGCGCGAGAGCACGCTGGCGCGCATGGTCACGATGGTGGCCGAGGCGCAGACGCAGAAATCCCCCACCCAGCGCTTCACCGACCGCTTCGAGCGCATCTTCGTGCCATTGGTGCTGGCGGGCGCCGCGCTGCTCATCGTGCTGCCGCCGCTGTTCGGCTTCCCCTTCGCCGAATCGTTTTACCGCGCCATGGCGGTGCTGGTGGCGGCGTCCCCCTGCGCGCTGGCCATCGCCACCCCGTCGGCGGTGCTGTCCGGCATCGCCCGCGCCGCGGCCGGCGGCGTGCTGATCAAGGGCGGCGCCCATCTGGAAAATCTCGGCGTGCTGACGGCCGTCGCCTTCGACAAGACCGGCACCTTGACCATCGGCAAGCCCAAGGTGACCGACGTCGTCGCCGTCAGCGGGAGCGCGGATGAATTGCTGAAAATCGCCGCCGCCGTGGAAAGCCGCAGCGCCCATCCGCTGGCGCAGGCGGTGGTGACGGAGGCGAAGCGGCGGGGTTTGAGTTGGGGCGAAGCCGGCGAGGTCGAAGCCGTGACCGGAAAAGGATTACGCGCCGAATTCGACGGAAAAAAGGTGATCGTCGGCAACGCCGGGTTGTTCGACGGAGAACCCATCCCCGGGGTGATTCTTCAGCATGTCGAACGTCTCGGCACCAAAGGCAAAACCATCATGCTAATCCAGGCCGACGGTCAGTTCCTCGGCATCGTAGCCTTGGCCGACACGCCGCGCCCAGGCGTGCGCGAGGTCCTGGCGCGCCTGCACCGGATCGGCGTCCGCAAGACCATCATGCTCACCGGTGACAACGAAAGCGTAGGCCGGGCCATCGCCGATGCGGTGGGTCTGGACGAAGTGCACGCAGGACTGCTGCCGGAAGACAAGGTCACGGCCATGGAGGAACTCGGGCAGCGCTACGGGCGGGTAGCCATGGTCGGCGACGGGGTCAACGACGCCCCGGCCATGGCACGCGCCACGGTCGGCATCGCCATGGGCGGCGCCGGCACCGACGTGGCGCTGGAAACCGCAGACGTGGCGCTGATGGCCGACGATCTCTCCAGGCTGCCCTTCGCCGTGGCCCTGAGCCGCGCATCGCGGCGCATCATCCGGCAGAACCTGTTCGTCTCGCTGGGCGTGGTGGCGCTGCTGATTCCCGCCACCCTGTTCGGCTGGGCCGGGATTGGTTTGGCGGTACTGATCCATGAGGGATCGACCATCGTCGTGGTGATCAATGCCTTGCGTCTGTTGGCCTACGAGGATCAGGCGGATTGA
- a CDS encoding efflux RND transporter permease subunit has product MLNKIVDLSLRYKVLVLVAFLLVVMLGVKAWREVPVDAFPDVTPVQVNIYTEAPGLAAEDVEKLLTFPVEGVMAGLPGVEEIRSVSLFGLSYVSVYFKDDVDIYFARRLVSEKLQEAKGRIPEGYGEPVLGANSSGLGQVFWYTVESADKKLSGMDLRTLQDWSVRLVLRTAPGVDDVTSWGGDEKQYQVLIDPRRLIKYGLTFKEVMESLTANNRQVGGQYVDLGQEQYLVRGLGLVANTQDIGSIVVAEREGTPVYVRDVAEVKEAPSLRSGAVTKDGGEVVLGMALQRIGENAKNVVDAVKEKLKTVQQALPAGVTINPIYDRTELVEKAVKTAESALVEGSILVAIILFLFLGEVRSAIVVILALPLAMLISFILMQQWGLSANLMSLAGLAVGIGMMVDGAVVMVENGFRLLSHKVGQTVNKTHVILEAAREVINPTAFAILIIIVVFLPLFSLTGLEGKLFKPMALTITFAMIGSLVLTMTLVPVLSSLILKPKEEKDTFVVRWAKQLYLPLLDWALENKRKVIGGAAALLIGTFALFPFLGKEFMPTLQEGGIMFRVTSIPSTSLDESIRISEGIETALKRFPEVKSAVAMIGRAEKGETADVNYMEILVDLKPREQWPEPISFPELTQEMQAALEKRVPTAVIAATQPIQMRVEELISGVRATLALKLYGEDLATLDRLSAELKSTLEKVPGVADLALEANKGKPQMVIKVNREAAARLGLNADDILEVVQAGIGGKAVSTLIDGVKRFDIQVWLAPDFRNSVEAIGNIPIRTRAGALVPLSAVATVELDEGYSFVRREQLQRYAVIQMDVKGRDVDSFVKEAQARIQREVKMPAGYWVEWGGAFENQQRAMAKLAVIVPLTIGLIFILLYTAFNSLTYATLIIANVPFATIGGVIGLFVTGQYLSVPSAIGFIAVFGVAMLNGIVLVSFLNDQRRQGLSIREAVKQGAALRLRPVLMTASIAIFGLVPMLLSSGVGAETQRPLATVVVGGLFTSTALTLLLLPLMYEWVEQRRERKQAK; this is encoded by the coding sequence ATGTTGAACAAAATTGTCGATCTCTCCCTGCGCTACAAGGTACTGGTGCTGGTGGCCTTTCTGCTGGTGGTGATGCTGGGCGTGAAGGCCTGGCGCGAAGTGCCGGTGGACGCCTTCCCCGACGTGACGCCGGTGCAGGTGAACATCTACACGGAGGCGCCTGGGCTGGCGGCCGAGGATGTGGAGAAGCTGCTCACCTTTCCGGTGGAAGGCGTGATGGCCGGTCTGCCGGGGGTGGAGGAAATCCGCTCGGTGTCGCTGTTCGGGTTGTCCTATGTCAGCGTGTATTTCAAGGACGACGTGGACATCTATTTCGCCCGCCGTCTGGTAAGCGAGAAGCTGCAGGAAGCCAAGGGCCGCATCCCGGAAGGCTACGGCGAACCGGTGCTGGGCGCCAACAGTTCCGGCCTGGGCCAGGTGTTCTGGTACACCGTCGAATCGGCCGACAAGAAACTTTCCGGGATGGACCTGCGCACCCTGCAGGACTGGAGCGTGCGGCTGGTGCTGCGCACCGCGCCCGGGGTGGACGATGTGACGTCCTGGGGCGGCGACGAGAAGCAGTACCAGGTGCTGATCGATCCGCGACGGCTGATCAAGTACGGGCTGACCTTCAAGGAAGTGATGGAGTCCCTGACCGCCAACAACCGTCAGGTGGGCGGGCAATACGTCGACCTGGGCCAGGAGCAGTATCTGGTGCGCGGACTGGGTCTGGTGGCCAACACCCAGGACATCGGCAGCATCGTCGTTGCCGAAAGGGAAGGCACGCCCGTCTATGTGCGCGACGTGGCCGAGGTCAAGGAAGCGCCTTCATTGCGCAGTGGCGCGGTCACCAAGGATGGTGGTGAAGTCGTGCTCGGCATGGCCCTGCAGCGCATCGGCGAGAACGCCAAGAACGTGGTGGACGCTGTCAAAGAGAAACTCAAGACCGTGCAGCAGGCCCTGCCCGCGGGGGTGACGATCAATCCGATCTACGACCGCACCGAACTGGTGGAGAAGGCGGTCAAGACCGCCGAGAGCGCCCTCGTCGAAGGCTCCATCCTGGTGGCGATCATCCTGTTCCTGTTCCTGGGCGAGGTGCGCTCCGCGATCGTGGTGATCCTGGCGCTGCCGCTGGCGATGCTGATCAGCTTCATCCTGATGCAGCAATGGGGGCTGTCGGCCAACCTGATGTCGCTCGCCGGGCTGGCGGTGGGCATCGGCATGATGGTGGACGGCGCCGTGGTGATGGTGGAAAACGGCTTCCGCCTGCTCTCCCACAAGGTCGGGCAGACGGTCAACAAGACCCACGTGATCCTGGAAGCGGCGCGCGAAGTGATCAACCCCACCGCCTTCGCCATCCTCATCATCATCGTGGTGTTCCTGCCGCTGTTTTCCTTGACCGGGCTGGAGGGCAAGCTGTTCAAACCCATGGCGCTCACCATCACCTTCGCCATGATCGGCTCGCTGGTGCTCACCATGACTTTGGTGCCTGTTCTCAGTTCGCTGATCCTCAAGCCCAAGGAGGAGAAGGACACCTTCGTGGTGCGCTGGGCCAAGCAGCTTTATCTCCCGCTGCTGGACTGGGCGCTGGAGAATAAGCGCAAGGTCATTGGCGGCGCGGCAGCCCTGTTGATCGGAACGTTCGCGCTGTTTCCCTTCCTCGGCAAGGAGTTCATGCCAACCCTGCAGGAAGGCGGCATCATGTTCCGCGTCACCAGTATCCCGTCCACCTCGCTGGACGAGTCGATCCGCATCTCCGAAGGTATCGAAACCGCGCTCAAGCGTTTCCCGGAGGTGAAATCGGCCGTCGCCATGATCGGGCGCGCGGAGAAAGGCGAAACTGCAGACGTCAACTACATGGAAATCCTGGTCGACCTCAAGCCGCGCGAGCAATGGCCTGAGCCGATTTCCTTTCCCGAGTTGACGCAGGAGATGCAGGCAGCGCTGGAGAAGCGGGTGCCGACCGCCGTCATCGCCGCCACGCAGCCGATCCAGATGCGCGTCGAGGAGCTCATTTCCGGGGTGCGCGCCACGCTGGCGCTGAAACTCTATGGCGAGGACCTGGCCACGCTGGACCGGCTGTCCGCCGAGCTCAAATCCACCCTGGAAAAAGTGCCCGGCGTGGCCGATTTGGCGCTGGAAGCCAACAAGGGCAAGCCGCAGATGGTGATAAAGGTCAACCGCGAAGCGGCGGCGCGCCTGGGGCTCAACGCCGACGACATCCTGGAGGTGGTGCAGGCCGGCATCGGCGGCAAGGCCGTGTCCACCCTGATCGACGGCGTCAAGCGCTTCGACATCCAGGTCTGGCTCGCGCCCGATTTCCGCAACAGCGTGGAAGCCATCGGCAACATCCCGATCCGCACCCGCGCGGGCGCGCTGGTGCCGTTGTCCGCAGTGGCCACGGTGGAACTGGACGAAGGCTATTCCTTCGTGCGGCGCGAGCAGTTGCAACGCTATGCCGTGATCCAGATGGACGTCAAAGGACGCGACGTGGACAGCTTCGTGAAGGAGGCGCAGGCGCGCATCCAACGCGAAGTGAAGATGCCGGCCGGCTACTGGGTCGAGTGGGGCGGCGCCTTCGAGAACCAGCAGCGCGCCATGGCCAAACTGGCCGTGATCGTGCCGCTTACCATCGGGCTGATCTTCATCCTGCTCTACACCGCGTTCAATTCGCTCACCTACGCCACGCTCATCATCGCCAACGTGCCGTTCGCCACCATCGGCGGTGTGATCGGGCTGTTCGTCACCGGGCAGTACTTGTCGGTGCCCTCGGCGATCGGCTTCATCGCGGTGTTCGGGGTGGCGATGCTGAACGGCATCGTGCTGGTGTCCTTCCTCAACGACCAGCGACGACAGGGACTCTCAATCAGAGAAGCTGTCAAGCAAGGCGCCGCACTGCGTCTGCGGCCGGTGCTGATGACAGCCTCCATCGCCATCTTCGGCCTGGTGCCGATGCTGCTGTCCAGCGGCGTCGGCGCGGAGACCCAGCGGCCGCTGGCGACGGTGGTGGTGGGCGGGCTGTTCACCTCGACCGCGCTGACCCTGCTGTTGCTGCCGTTGATGTACGAATGGGTGGAACAACGCCGCGAACGCAAACAAGCAAAGTAA
- a CDS encoding P-II family nitrogen regulator: protein MKEIKAYVHNHRIGDVIRALKDSGLCNANAGCRNLTVIPVQSLLKAVDAREQHYSIELAEEVIYESKLELICEDHQVDELVGIIARTARTGQADPGWIFVIDVVRAIPVAAM, encoded by the coding sequence ATGAAAGAAATCAAGGCCTACGTCCACAACCACCGTATCGGCGACGTGATTCGCGCCCTCAAGGACTCGGGGCTATGCAATGCGAACGCCGGTTGCCGCAATCTTACCGTCATCCCGGTGCAAAGCCTGCTGAAGGCGGTGGACGCAAGGGAGCAGCACTACTCCATCGAACTGGCCGAAGAGGTCATTTACGAATCCAAGCTGGAACTGATCTGTGAAGACCATCAGGTGGACGAACTGGTGGGCATCATCGCGCGCACCGCCCGCACTGGCCAGGCCGATCCGGGGTGGATATTCGTGATCGACGTTGTCAGGGCAATCCCTGTCGCGGCAATGTAA
- a CDS encoding 4Fe-4S binding protein, which produces MNAATGQIAASGPGTGRLARLGLAMRRYRNAIIVAQWLVVLGYLMLVAVPAFLPLPPDQAHIWNNLTRFAQFAFWGIWWPFVILSIMALGRVWCGVLCPEGALTEWVSRFGLGRGIPRWMKWGGWPFVAFVMTTVFGQMTSVYEYPKPALLILGGSTIAAIAVGLIWGREKRVWCKHLCPVSGVFGLLAKIAPVHFKVDQSAWDAAPAGHRTSRQHVINCAPLINIRRMESASACHACGRCAGERNAVQLALRSPNAEILGHPSVPGNKAREMNDWPARLLVFGMLGVALGAFQWSASPWLVAAKQAAAGWLVDHEVWWPLNEAGHWWLFTYYPEANDVFTWLDGGILLAYIAAETLVVGGWVWGWLKLAGMLTGVPWQRLAHALIPFAGTSVFVGLSQLTTSQLAGERVILPWANDARMALLVLSAIWSANLAWRLAKRNGAAGALGILVAAAFPLAAWSTQFFVW; this is translated from the coding sequence GAATGCAGCGACAGGGCAAATCGCGGCCTCTGGCCCCGGCACCGGCCGGCTCGCCCGTCTGGGGCTCGCCATGCGACGCTACCGCAACGCCATCATCGTTGCGCAATGGCTCGTGGTGCTGGGCTATCTCATGCTGGTGGCCGTGCCGGCTTTTCTGCCCCTGCCGCCGGACCAGGCCCATATCTGGAACAACCTGACCCGCTTCGCGCAGTTCGCGTTCTGGGGCATCTGGTGGCCCTTCGTCATTCTTTCCATCATGGCACTGGGCCGGGTGTGGTGCGGAGTGTTGTGCCCGGAGGGTGCGCTTACCGAGTGGGTTTCCCGGTTCGGCCTGGGGCGCGGCATCCCGCGCTGGATGAAGTGGGGAGGGTGGCCGTTCGTGGCCTTCGTCATGACCACCGTGTTCGGGCAGATGACCAGCGTTTACGAATACCCGAAGCCCGCCCTGCTTATCCTGGGCGGCTCGACCATCGCGGCCATTGCCGTGGGGCTGATCTGGGGACGCGAGAAACGGGTCTGGTGCAAGCATCTGTGCCCCGTTTCCGGCGTGTTCGGCCTGTTGGCGAAGATCGCACCCGTCCACTTCAAGGTCGATCAATCCGCCTGGGACGCGGCGCCTGCCGGCCATCGCACCAGCCGCCAGCATGTTATCAACTGCGCCCCGCTGATCAACATCCGGCGCATGGAAAGCGCCTCGGCCTGCCATGCGTGCGGCCGCTGCGCCGGGGAACGGAACGCGGTGCAACTCGCCCTGCGTTCGCCCAATGCCGAAATACTCGGCCATCCCAGCGTCCCCGGAAACAAGGCCAGGGAGATGAACGATTGGCCTGCGCGCTTGCTGGTCTTCGGCATGCTGGGCGTGGCGCTCGGAGCCTTCCAGTGGAGCGCTTCTCCCTGGCTGGTGGCCGCGAAACAGGCTGCGGCAGGGTGGCTGGTAGACCACGAGGTCTGGTGGCCGCTCAACGAGGCAGGACACTGGTGGCTGTTCACCTACTACCCGGAGGCGAACGACGTCTTCACCTGGCTGGACGGCGGCATCCTGCTCGCCTACATCGCCGCCGAAACGCTCGTCGTCGGCGGCTGGGTGTGGGGCTGGCTCAAGCTGGCCGGCATGCTGACTGGAGTGCCTTGGCAGCGGCTAGCCCATGCACTCATCCCGTTCGCCGGGACGAGCGTTTTCGTGGGCTTGAGCCAGCTTACAACCTCCCAGCTGGCTGGCGAAAGGGTGATCCTGCCTTGGGCCAATGACGCGCGTATGGCGCTGCTGGTGCTCTCCGCCATCTGGAGTGCGAATCTTGCATGGCGTCTGGCGAAGCGTAACGGCGCCGCGGGCGCGTTGGGAATATTGGTGGCCGCAGCTTTTCCGCTTGCCGCTTGGAGCACGCAGTTTTTCGTCTGGTGA